In the genome of Arachis stenosperma cultivar V10309 chromosome 6, arast.V10309.gnm1.PFL2, whole genome shotgun sequence, the window ATACATACGTATATCTTAATATTTATCTTTCCTTCTTTCTACACTTTCTCTTTTTTgagtatttaatataattatcaGGAATTATTAGAATAGAGTGCTGCTCATCACAGCTAGAAATGAAACCTTTAGATTACGACGTTTCTTCCCTCTATTCAACTGAAGGTTGATATACTAACTTTTTTGTTAGccaaaatataatataatatgaaTGCGATTCAATTAGCTGGCAGAATATTTCTACTGCATTATGCAAACCAAATCCTTGCAAATAATGGACCTAATTAATTAAAGGCAAAAAAGTTTacattaaaatttaggagaatgtTGTTATGCACTTAATTAGTTTAACTTCATGATTAGTGTGCAAAGCAATTCAACATTTTGAAATTAATACTATAActtacaaaataaattaattattcataaTATAACGTTCAACAGTATTAGAACATATAGATTTTTAAAGGATTTTGTGATAGATTTATAGGTCTTTAAGGAGCAAAAGTATTAAGTTTTGGAGAAAATTTTGTAATAAATATATAGATTTGAGAGGGAAAATAGATAAACACTCTAGATTCTCGTGTTATATAGGAGATAATTTACCTTTTTCTAATAGGATAATATGAGATTTGTTTATATTTAATTCCATAAATAACTATAATAATTTAACTTATATAAATTAGAGTTAAAATTTCTGAACTAAAATAAACGGTTTTTTTATTATCGTATTCTACGTAAAAATCTTAAATCcaacaaattttgtttttacgaaaaaaaataaaaataaaataagtttaatAAAATCTAACCAATGTTGGGAagtaaaagaatttttttaataaataaaataaatgtaatttttatcagaataaataatttaaaaaaatttaccgATTTAAATTTTTctgtcttatctcgtttacgGTATAAACGAGAATACGAGATAATATTTcatgtatctcgtttacactgtaaacgagataagaccCATTAGCATGACACatgtatatctcgtttacaatgtaaacgagataagacatGTACGCGCCTATAAGTAGACTGATACGGTGATGGCGCGCCAAGCGAGAAACAACGGAGACATCAATAGGCTGAATGAGACGTCGCATTACGCCGAGGCGACCAACTTCGAGATTAGTTGCGTTCTGTTTGTTTAATCTAAGTATGTGGCCATTGTTAGGGTAGTACTTAAGTGACAAGAACGTAGTTAAATGGTTTAGGGATAGGTCTCTAGGAGGAATTTAGAACTGTATTTGCTTGTGCAAGGTTGTTATGACATAATTATTGGTTTGAAACTCTGTTTTTCTTGTGCTAGGTTGTTAGTATTTATAACGTTCTaattaggattttcttaatATGGAATATGTAATTTAGGGACATGTGTAGGCTATAAACATGGAAGTAAGGACTTAAGTAGAAGTAGTTGTAAGTTAAATAGAAATATTTGCTTAACGTCTAATTTGCTGTGTATCATGTTAAGCTGGTCTAATTTGTAACACTCCCCCATACCTGCCATACAGATGTGTGACATCTACAGATACAAACGACTTGCAATGCTTGAAGGCCTCGACACATGACGGAAAAGCCCAAAAAACTTTGTCGAACATGCTGCAGTGCGTACCAGAAGGTGATCATCGTATAATAGTTTGACGCGTAGGTCACAAATGGTTCAAAGAAAACAGTTCTGCAGTGCCTGAAGCAGCTTGGGCACCTTAGTGTACGACTCTTTCAAATCCCCATATATTTGTGTAATTGCCTTCTGCTTTTCCATCCACACTTTTCTGTAGGATGGTTTGAAGTGATAGCTTGCTTGGACCGCACCTTGCAAAACCGGAATACTCACAGAGGAGTTGGACTGAATCAACGGCAATATGACCCTGTAGATCATACTGCTGTCTAAATGACGATGGTCTTGAGACATGATGGGTGCTACACAACTGTGCGCTCCACCAACCCTCAGAACCTCCCTGAACACGACAAAACAGTATTGTTTCAGTCATATCTCAAACTTACTTAATATATCATACAGAAATACCGAAAAGTACAATTAAAGTTGAACTTACCAGTATCTGAGATTCTGCCGAAACGCCACACGAAGGCTCCATTGACATCCATTGTCAGCTTGACAGCACTGCACATGGTACTTTAACTGGTCCGATTCGATCATCCGGTACTCCGCACTCCTGCAAATATTGTAGTTCTTCACACCCTGAAGCACTGCCTATCGGCTTCTGAACCTGTAGCCGACCCGAAACTCTACCCCGTCGTCTAGGTTATAATCCTCTTCTCCCGTGTCAGAAAACGGAGTCCTCTCATGCATGGCGTCCAGATCCAGACTATGATAGTGACTTGGCACTGCCGATAGCGACGGAATTGAGTGAGGTAGAGGCAAGACATGGCGCGTCACAGTCTGGACAGGTGTCTCCGGAACAAACTCATCCTCATCTCCACCATCAAACGAATCACTGTCCGCACTGTCCGCCACGTAATCATCGTCTGACTACTCCTCACCCTCCTATGCCTCATCCACTGGAATGGCGACATGAATGGGTAGTGGTGCGAGATGTCGGTCGTCCTGTACATAGGTCGAGTGTACGGAACCACCGCGACCTCTATGTCCCACCTCGGCGGAGAGCTCCATTACCTGCTCCACCATGATCCTCCCATGAATGTCAAACATCAGTTGTACATGCTCGTCCCCCTGAAATCGGAATAGTCGAAATCGGAAGACTCCGTTACCCATGGGTGCCAGCAACCTATACGTCACCCTTCCGATCTCCCTCACTTCTGTACCACCGAACttgctcaatatcaaactcttcaAATCCGACAACGTATTCACACGCTGAGTGCGAAACAATATCGAATCCCCACACTCAAATGTCACCCTGTTGTCTCAATTTCTCATACGACAATTGAGATAAACAAGCACAACTATGTGTGGACTGTTACTGGCCATTGATGCCTTATTTTTGTGAGAAAAACGAGACAGGAAAAGGATAGAAAATGTTTGTGGAAAATACCAAAGGTTACACATCATTTCGTAGCTGCTGCCAATTTGTCTTCTtctatctcgtttacactgtaaacgataTGATATTTCATATATCTCATTTACAGTAGTGTAAACGATATAtatgtatctcgtttacactataaacgagatatacACGTGTCATGCTGATGGGTCTTATAGTGTAAACAAGATAagaagtaaaaatttaaatcggtaaatattttttaaattatttattttggtaaaaattatatttattttatttattaaaaaaaatccgaAGTAAAAAGCTAAGATAGTAGTATTATTTACTTGAGATGAAAATATTTCAATTATAGGAGAGGCAAGTGATGCAACATAACCTAGATCAATTTTGTCTTTTTTCACTCTCATCTAAGAGTCTGTGTTTTTCACTATGATACAGGAGAGATAAATGATACAACATGTTCTTCTTCATGTTTTCTATAGTTGTTCATTAAATTTAAGTGTGTCTTTCTCCTTTTATgtttatactttaatttttgaTCTTCTGCTCTCTTCTCTTCTGTTTCAGCCTTTCTTCTATTTGTGTCATTCTTCTCCTCATTCATTTcgtttctctcttttttttttagttttagttgaATTAGAATTTTAAACTTAAGTTAGAAAATTGAGTTAAACTtatcataaatttttaaaacagaCTTACAATATAAAATGTGATGATTGATAAAAGAcccttatttaattttagttaatattttaatttaaataagttAAACTATGATTATTTATTAGACTAAATATAAATCAATCACATATTGCCATGTCAAAAAAGATAAATTCTCCTTATAATAAAGGATTTCGGAGTGTTTGCcagaaaaaaattatcaaatctCTAAAGAATTATAATGATGGACTTATTTATAGGTCCTTAAACGAGATGAAGATTGATGAGGATCGGATGTATTATATATGGCATTATAATTTTTGAGAAACTTAAAAGTCCTTTTTCCAAGTACTTGATTGCTGGATATCTTTTTTCTACTcgaaaagttttaaaattttcaatggAAACTATTATTACATTTTTTTCGTTGTTGAGAAGGTTATAAATATATTACAAAACTAGTATTTTTATCCGTGATAATAttatgaaaatatatttttttaaattatgtctgttttgttttgatattatagattatagtataaaaaatttataaaattaaactacttttacaaaaaCGTCGTAAGAGATAAAAGTTTTATTGGCTAAGAAAACTAGGATTTTCGtagataaaaaaatcaaataaaaaatttttagttattatttttatgtgaaaaggtttaattttttactaataattaattttagcaTTCGTTATCCAAAATTTGAAAGAATTTAACGTATATACTTTTACATTTGATTAGGTGTTAAGTCTGttgcacaaataaaaataattaatttttatgcttactatttaaaataatattttttctctatgtatataaaaatataattagatattagcataaaaaaatatattgataGGTATAAAATGAACTCAAAATTattgttttttaaaaataattgaatcttGATTCTAACTTTTAATCACAACATTAGTATTCTCTCTAAATTATAcgtaataaatattttaagaaagaAGAGAAGTGAAAATATAGATTATAAAGATAAgcagtaaaattaaaattaaataaaaaaatatacatataataataatatcttttatttgaattatattatgttcttaattttattgtttgtaaaataaaaaggtaaaaaaaataaaaaataagagaaaagagagagaaagctaaagaaaaagaatgagaGCGGAGGTTTGTTAATTTTGgaagaaataattttattttagttgttataaaaaatatttagtgacacattttgatttgtcaaattactaatataattataaattatatatagagtgagAAGGAttgagagaaatagaaaaagaagagataTAGATAAAAGAATGTAGGAAGGGAGTTTATTAACTttagaagaaaatattttttcttaattttaataaaaaagtgtcatgtgacacattttagttattcaattagttaataatatataatatataatgtagttatattttaattatttgaaaattgtaattagttattaataataatgatatataagagCAATAAAATGGAAAAGGAatgaaagaaatagaaaaataaaaaagaaggagaaagaaaaaactccttaattttaaaaaaaattaatttcaattataataaagaGGTGACAtgtgatatattttaattataaaattaataatatataataaaattttcaaagacatacttattttattattcaaatttaatttatgaaagtAAATATTGCTATTTTCTAATTGATAATATCGTTTttattatatgttattttacCTTTAACTTCTTATTAACCATCTTTCATCACTAAGAAAACAATAACAAGAACATAagataataactaaaaaaaaagtcaCATAAAAGAGTGAGTAATAGTAAATATCAAATTAGAGAATGACAATATATTACCTCCTTTTGTATACAAAGCACCGTTTAATACTtttaagtaatattttaaattaatcttcAAAAAACTTTTAGTTGATCAATTTAATATTCAACAAATAAACTTTAACCATTAACTAAGTCCATAACACTTatttaattaaacaaattaattatcacGTCAAATTTTGATAAAAGTTTACAAATTAATTCTTATCGTTATTTACTAAATCATTTCATATATATAAACGTGAGAATTAATTCGTCTAATAAAATAAACGTTTTGAGAATTCATTTATTTGATAAGTAAAACTTATTAGAGAGTAataaatatttaactaaaaatttttagaaattgaTTTAAAGTATTATTCAATTGTTTATAACTTTATATATATCCCTTTCAATTATtagtacattaaaattaaatttggaagaagataaaaagtgccagtattttttaaaaattaaatttattatcagaaattatcatataaattgagtttagttattattattattttgtttgtcATGTCTGAACGAATAAATtgaaactaattaaaaaaaaaattagacccTCATTCAATACGACTTAAAACAGAATGATTATTATACTAATAAAATGCTCAGCGGAATTtaataaaacttttttattattctattattgTCGATTtgatatctttaaattttttcattgtTGGCTGACTGGCAACAAATTTAAAGCTTTTCAGATCCACCTCATTCTGTCTCTGCCATAGATAACCTCAGAAGCCCAAGAAATCGCCATCGAAAAGGGAGACTCAACTGTCCGTCGtgttaggatttggttgaattagtcccacattgcttaggatagcaaatggagtgggtggcctaggctataaatatgagactaagttctccatttgtttttgcaccagtcagaaacactttaagcttgtacatgatttttttcttttcctctgtactctttgattagagagtgttgtgaggtgtagttagatatttgctttgagagagtgtgggtgtactggggtgccggtgttagagagaaagaagtttatgtgttgtaacaattatcacatagtgatattctctggttgtcatttgacaacggccgtggttttttctccggtaattggagttttcacgttaaattcttgtgttgtaattgtgtctattttatttctctgtcaaaggtGATTTCCCAAGGGGAAATTGTGTATTAttcccaacaagtggtatcagagttTCGATTCAGTGGGATTTATTCTTAGTATGCTCTGTGGTTGCAGTCTAGTCTGACCTTCCACatcagaaaagaattttgtcctgtagcttgaggttgatctttggttgctgttgttgttgctggaagGCAGTGTGACACTATGAGAGTGCAGTTTGGAAAGGTTCTAGCTAAGGAAAGACTtggtatttaagtgtgtccaTTGTGACCCACCTCTCTTTCCTAGGGACCCTTCCTAGTACACGGTCTACAGTTGAGTTATACTATTCCAGTATATGATTGCAACAATGTCAGGATATTCAAGTGCTGTGAAGcttgaaatagagaaatttgatagaagaatcaattttggctTGTGGCAAATACAAGTCAAGGATGTGTTGATACAATCAGGTTTGCACAAGGCGTTGAAGAAGAAGATCTCTGGTTGCTCTCTCTATGAGAGAAGATGATGTTCTCTAGAAGACAAGAAGTATCCTCATGGTATTACCGCACTGCTATGGATAAGGATAAGTTGTGGCAATCGGGTCCACAATTGCACACGGGTATTGGTTGGCGTTGAGATGCAAGGTGTGTGGCGGAATTAGGTCGATGGCTGAAGAACTTTCAGGAAAAGCTAATTTGGAAGTTGCACCATGAATTTTCAGCAAGGTTTCGATCTGTACCAAGGCGAAATGCTTGGAGTGGTCTAATTCCAAGTGAGTATACTTTCATGGTGGAGTATGATAGTTCTCTGAACTATGATTGTCGGTATAGACAATGGCAGCAAAGAATTGTCGGTGTTGACAATGGAAGCTGAAGATGTGTGACTATTTCAATCAAGGTGGAGattgttaggatttggttgaattagtcccacattgcttaggatagcaaatggagtgggtggcctaggctataaatatgaggctaagttctccatttgtttttgcaccagtcagaaacactttaagcttgtatctgatttttttattttcctctgtactctttgattagagtgttgtgaggtgtagttagatatttgctttgagagagtgtgggtgtactggggtgccggtgttagagagaaagaagtctatgtgttgtaacaattttcaaatagtgatattctctggttgtcatttgacaacggccgtgattttttctccggtaattggagtttccacgttaaattcttgtgttatgattgtatatattttatttctctgtcaaaAATGTTTTCTCAAGGAAGAATTGTGTATTATTCCCAACACGTCGTCGCTGTTGACTAGCTAACTCTCCAAGCACAAAATCGATTCGAAGAAGAACCCTATCTCCTCGAAGCTATACTATAATCACATTGACTCTCAGATGATGAcgttaatattaaatattatatatatatatatttttaatattttttaattttttttgtcatatgACCTGAACAAACAAATTGGCACAAACAAAAAAACTCTTCCATTACACTAGTGAAGTTTGATGAAACACTTTCATTACTCCATTGTTGTCAATTTGATGTCTTTAGATATTACCATCCTTCCCTAACTAGCAGCTCATCTTTAACGTGatggtatttttttattgttgtcaACCCAAAGTCTTCAACATTTTCCTTCATCAAGCCTTACGGTCAtatcttttttcttcttatttgcGCTACTCCTTAACTTCTTCGGTTCATCTCTATTTTAGTCTCTTTCATCGAAGATGACATTCCATCTTCAAAATCGATCATAATGACAAAATTCTTtaaataaatttgataaaacttTTTAGTGAGATGAGATTTTAGCGACTGCATAACTGTGATTCTTTTAGATTTGGTACATAAATTTTTAACtcattttttatctattatttactttaatttcaaaatccagttatcttatttttttggACGGAcactatatttttaatattcatatattttttgttttgaatttctaGTATAATATCTTCTAATacttaaccaaaaaaaaaaaaacgtttaAGGAAGtctaatttcataaattatCGATGATGATGGGACCAAGAGGCTCAACCTTTCGGTGACGACAATTGGAATCAAAGGAGTTACAGATCATGCACAATCAGGTGGATGGTGGTGATTGGTGAGGCAATCATTGTTTTGAAAGAGAAAGAGATAAAGTTTGATTGGTTtctattctttttgttttatttttttaatttttaataccCATAACTTGATATAAATAGTACGTTTTAGGATCACACTTGGagactataaatttttattaattaattgtatGTGAATGGTATTGTTCTAGTATAATGAAATTGCAATTTACAAATTAAAcctctcttctttttcgttttttttcttgaaatttgacttaaaagaacatgaattttattcttcaaaaaatagtttaataattaaaaattaaaggaCATAGTAGTTAAAAAGCTAAGGTTGACatttgatataatatttaattcTCAATGATTCATAAATTTATTGACCATGATTTCAAAAATTGCAGTAAACTCTTAAAAAATTCTGTTGATCTGaatcaaaaagaagaaagatagAGTACTCAACTAAGGGCAGAGTTCACAGGGTAGAAGTTGGaggataataaaaaaaatgtgatcCCAAACATTaatagaaaaggaagaggaggagaTCAGTTAACCAAAAAGTCAACCCCTGTTAATCTAATCAAAAACTTTTTTGAAATTATCTTGTAATGACGTCAATAAAAAAACCATGATCCACATAAAGTCTAATACAGAAAATCAAAATTTTCCAACACTAGACCTGCACATTCATACCCCTAACTAAATAATACCTATTTCTCTATCTCAAAACAGTAGTAAGGAACATGTTCCTGCAGGAGCCGAGGAGGTAACGAGGGAGTCATGTTATATGGAGGAAGTAGGCACATTCCAGCGGGATAGTAAATCTGGTAAAGACTCTAGAAGCTTAAAGAGGCAGAAGATTAAGCATTTAGCACGACAAAGTAATGAAGCTGGAAACATCAACATGGTTACAGGGATGAAACGTAATGCAGAGATTAGGGAGGAGGTGGAGGAAGGTCAGATTGAGAAAGAAGGGTCAGTGGAGAGAAATATTGACTGGGGTGAGGGTGCCAACCCATCAAAGACACCCATGGGGCTATGAAGTTGATAATGTGAAACTGTCGGGGTTTGGGGAGACCCTTGACAGTTCACAATATCAAAGGGGATCAAAACTCCCATTTTCCCGAGGCGGTGTTCTTATGTGAGAAAAATCACATGGGAGATGTTAGGGGTTCACCTCCACAGTATTGACTAGGGCTGgcaatgggtagggtagggtagggtttggatcctaccctaaccctacccgcgggttgaAAATTCTATTAATActctaccctaccctacccgcgggttgagaatctctcaaccctaaccctacccgcaCCCTAAAGTTctaaaccctaccctaccctaccctacccgcagatatataaaaatttttcaaagtaaatataaaattcaatcatatcaaattttatacatattaatgacataaaaaataacaaactagtactttaaattactaaattaactaACTAGTTTAGTGGTTGTTTACTTATTGTAAGTCATTACATAAGAAAGGTTGTAGGTTCAACTCTCACTTCTTTAACTATAtacctaatttttataaaatatgtgttatatatttgaggtgcgggtagggtagggtagggtacaccctaaacccataccctaccctacccgcagaGATACCCGGACcataccctaccctacccgcagcGGGTAGGGTAGCCTACCCTACCCGAACGGGTTGGACCGGGTTGGGTACCCGCGGGT includes:
- the LOC130934756 gene encoding uncharacterized protein LOC130934756 is translated as MNEEKNDTNRRKAETEEKRAEDQKLKVTFECGDSILFRTQRVNTLSDLKSLILSKFGGTEVREIGRVTYRLLAPMGNGVFRFRLFRFQGDEHVQLMFDIHGRIMVEQVMELSAEVGHRGRGGSSDDDYVADSADSDSFDGGDEDEFVPETPVQTVTRHVLPLPHSIPSLSAVPSHYHSLDLDAMHERTPFSDTGEEDYNLDDGVEFRVGYRSAEYRMIESDQLKYHVQCCQADNGCQWSLRVAFRQNLRYWEVLRVGGAHSCVAPIMSQDHRHLDSSMIYRVILPLIQSNSSVSIPVLQGAVQASYHFKPSYRKVWMEKQKAITQIYGDLKESYTKVPKLLQALQNCFL